The genomic stretch GTGCCCGTTACCAGCTCGGTGCCAACATCATTTTGATTGGCAGCAAGAAATAGTCTGCGAGCCACAACATGGCGAAGATACTCGTCGTCGAAGACGATCCGGCAATTTGTTCGATAATTGTCGATTGGCTTACGCATCAGCACCATACCGTCGAAGTGTCACACAACGGTTTGGAAGCCGATCAGTATCTAAAAATGTATCAGTACGATGTGATCGTGCTCGATTGGGGTTTGCCTGAATTAAGTGGCGTGGAGATTTGCAAGCGATACAAAACCGCGGGCGGTCGCGCTCCGGTTCTGATGCTCACAGGTAAGCACGACATCGAAGACAAAGAGGAAGGCTTCAACGCCGGCGCTGACGATTACCTGACCAAGCCCTTCGATATCAAGGAGCTGTCAGCGCGCGTCAGAGCTTTGCTGCGGCGTCCCACCAACGTCTACGACAATATTCTCAGTATCCGCAACGTTTCACTTGATCCCAACAACCATATTGTCACCAGGAATGGTGCGCCGATTAAACTGACACCGAAAGAATTTGCGGTGCTTGAGTTTTTCATGCGCAACCCCAACAAGGTTTTCAAAGCTGATGCGCTGCTGGACCACATATGGAACTCGGAGGCAGGTTCAGGGCCGGAGACGGTACGGACTTGCATCAAGAGATTGCGCCGGCAAATTGACGAACCAGGCGTTTCCTCAATCATCGAAAACGTGCATGGTGTTGGATATAAACTAGCATCACAGTAGTTGATTGCTCGCATGCAAATGATGCCGACCACTGCGCACCGAGTGCGGTGCCGTTGCCTCCGTAACTTAACTTGAGGCTTCAACAGGCGCTGCCAAGCCATCTCAAAATGTATTTAAGAAAGCCGTGAAACCGGCGACCCAGGCTATTAAAAGTACTTTTGTTTTACAAAACATGCTCTTGAAAATGGTACTGTTCTACGAGTGTGCCCAGCAGTGGGGCGTAAGGCGACAGGAACACTCTGACCACCTTCTGCGCCGATTACTGCATCGATCGATTCCGAATCAATTGAAGCTCAAAGGCACGCACGGAAGCCTCTGCCGATATCCGAGATAGGAGCTATTATGTTTAGTAGAGCATCGTCCCGTGGGCAGTTTGGCATGGAAGAAAGCAGCTACAGCATTCAGACACAAGGGGCAGCAGGCTTGGGGTCGTCATCACTGAGACAGACCTCCGCTAATACCGACAGCAAAAAGAACCTGCAGCTGGAAACAGCCATTCGCTTCGCCAAAGAAGAGTCGCTGCGGCTTGGCCACAAGTTTGTGGGCTCCGAGCAGTTGCTGATCGGCATTTTACGCCAGGACAAAGCGGTGGCGGCGATGGTCCTCAATTCGCTCGGCGTTTCCACGGACAAAGCTCGACGCGAGATGAAAAACATCATTGGTTATGGTGCCGGCATTGGCGAAATCGTCGAGGAAGATCTCCATTCGACCTTGCTCTTCCGGCGGATCGTAGAGACAGCGTTTGAAATCGCTCGTCGTTTCAGAGCCGATGAAGTACGAACCGAGCATATCTTGCTGGGCGTCATAGCCAATGAGAGAGGTGTTGCTCTGCGTATTCTTGAAGTATTGAATGTCGACCTGAATCGGTTGCTTTTCCTGATAAACGAAGTCGACAAATAAAAAGAGCCCTTAAAGCGAGCTACCCAGGATCTAAGATCCTGGGAGCCTCTTGCCCAAACTTTTTGTTGGCTGCACCCGGTTAGTTACCGAATCGTCTGCGCATAACTTGCGCCCGCCGCCTTTCCATGTACTCAGATTACTTTATGGTCTGTGACAACCGTGTGACATGGGAAATAACTTTTTGAGATTTTTTCTCCTGAACTTGTTCGCCTGAAAGCGCGCCAAGCAATAGCGCTGGGCCCTTTTTATGTGCAAGGCTGAGGAACTTGTTTTTGGGCTTACTACAGTAATACCACCAAAAATCCAAATTGAAGCGGTTTTTGGGGAATTTTCGAAGATTTAATTTGACTGACGAGGTATAAATCAATTGGTAACCGCGCTGTGCCTGGCTTGTTCTTCGGTGCTCATGTCACCAGCGAACGAATTTTTATTACTGGCGAGGTCTTAAATGGCTAACTGGCACTGGCCGGGATAATGTTCAACCGGCTCAAACTGTCACACAGAATACTGATCCTGGTCGCAGTGCCAATGATCTTTGAATTGGCATTGTTTGCCAGGGTCGGGCAGTTGCTCGATGAGTCTGAAATGGAGGCTAAACGCGAGGCCCACTCGCACGCGATTACCACCCAGATAAACGAGATCCTGCGCAAGCTTCTCACCTCGGCGGGCGGGATGGGCGCCTATGCGGTAGTGACTGAAAATACGTATCTGAAACGTTCTGAACGAGACAGCCGGCACTTTATGGCTGATTTTGACAGGCTGGAGGCGCTGGTAAAGGATGATCCGGATCTGCTCGACCGTGTCAAAAGCATGCGAAAAGTGGCTATGGAAGGCGTAACCGTGCTCGCTCGCATCAAAAAAATTGTCAAAGAAGATAATCGCCTGATGGCTTTCGCAGAGCTCAAAAGTGTCAGCCCGATGCTGTCTACATTGACGGCTCAAGCCGATGCAATAACCAACGAACAAAAAGCTATCGAGGCACTGAGCCCACAAATTCAGGAAGCTCAGAGAGCTGCACTGCACCAACTGCTTATGCTTGGGGCAGTGCTGAACGTGCTTTTGGCCCTTGCCCTCGCCTTGATTTTCAACAGAGGATTCACGAAGAGATTGCGAATACTTATGGACAACAGCTACCGCTTCGCCATCGGCATACCGCTGAATCCTGAGCTCACCGGCACAGATGAACTGGTGAAACTGGACCAGGTTTTTCACAAAATGGCGCATGTGGTCGAGGAATCTGCGCGGAAAGAGCGTGCCGTCATTGAGAATTCAGTAGATGTTATCTGCTCGCTGGATGCCGACGAGAAATTCACCAAAGTCAACCCGGCATCGCTTGCAGCCTGGGGTTTCGAACCCTCCGAGTTAGTAGGGAAAAGATTCAGTGATATCGTTTTTCCTGAAGAGATAGATGAAACCAGAAAGGCAATTAAAGAGCTGATCAGAGGCAGTGAAGATAGACAGGTTGAATGCCGGCTGGTCAAGAAAGACGGCACGCTCATCGACGTTTTATGGTCGATGCACTGGTCTGATGAGGAGAGTAGTCTGTTTTGCGTGGCGCACGATGTCACCGAACAACGTCGTATAGACCGACTGAAACAGGAATTCGTTGCCATGGTCAGTCATGATTTGCGCACGCCGCTTGCATCCATAAAAGGAACCCTCTCGATGATTTCTGAGGGAGTCTACGAGCCGACATCTGAGATGGGGAAAAAGCGCATCGCAGACGCCGAAATGAACATCGACAGATTAGTAAATTTGATTGGCGACGTACTGGATATAGAGAAACTCGAAGCAGGACAGATGACCATCGATGAGGACCTGGTCAATTTGTCTGAAATGATCAAAGAATCTGTTGAAGCCGTTCGCGGAGTAGCAGAGCAAAACGAAACCACCATTGAAACTACCATTGTTGAGGATTCCGACGT from Candidatus Melainabacteria bacterium encodes the following:
- a CDS encoding response regulator transcription factor encodes the protein MAKILVVEDDPAICSIIVDWLTHQHHTVEVSHNGLEADQYLKMYQYDVIVLDWGLPELSGVEICKRYKTAGGRAPVLMLTGKHDIEDKEEGFNAGADDYLTKPFDIKELSARVRALLRRPTNVYDNILSIRNVSLDPNNHIVTRNGAPIKLTPKEFAVLEFFMRNPNKVFKADALLDHIWNSEAGSGPETVRTCIKRLRRQIDEPGVSSIIENVHGVGYKLASQ
- a CDS encoding PAS domain S-box protein encodes the protein MFNRLKLSHRILILVAVPMIFELALFARVGQLLDESEMEAKREAHSHAITTQINEILRKLLTSAGGMGAYAVVTENTYLKRSERDSRHFMADFDRLEALVKDDPDLLDRVKSMRKVAMEGVTVLARIKKIVKEDNRLMAFAELKSVSPMLSTLTAQADAITNEQKAIEALSPQIQEAQRAALHQLLMLGAVLNVLLALALALIFNRGFTKRLRILMDNSYRFAIGIPLNPELTGTDELVKLDQVFHKMAHVVEESARKERAVIENSVDVICSLDADEKFTKVNPASLAAWGFEPSELVGKRFSDIVFPEEIDETRKAIKELIRGSEDRQVECRLVKKDGTLIDVLWSMHWSDEESSLFCVAHDVTEQRRIDRLKQEFVAMVSHDLRTPLASIKGTLSMISEGVYEPTSEMGKKRIADAEMNIDRLVNLIGDVLDIEKLEAGQMTIDEDLVNLSEMIKESVEAVRGVAEQNETTIETTIVEDSDVDVLGEKDRLIQVMVNLLSNAIKFSSKGNSVQIAVSTEGTIAQVRVTDHGRGIPANNIDIIFERFKQSQASDGKRGKGTGLGLAICKAIIEAHKGTIGVESKEGEGSTFWFKLPLYQDPEDLRTAAEAQAQGEAVASSEDTSCSEDTTRDEDIALKEEVTNAADSSVLRDEAIFPHSV